A part of Papaver somniferum cultivar HN1 unplaced genomic scaffold, ASM357369v1 unplaced-scaffold_25, whole genome shotgun sequence genomic DNA contains:
- the LOC113341191 gene encoding LIM domain-containing protein WLIM2b-like — MNFTGTLEKCNVCDKTVYVMDQLQADGLSFHKSCFKCSHCKGTLKLSSFSSMEGTLYCKPHFEQLFKESGNFSKNVVSSVKSAEKLTRNLSRSPSKAASMFSGTQDKCATCGKTAYPLEKVTVESLSYHKSCFKCSHGGCALTPSTYAALDGILYCKHHFSQLFKEKGSYNHLIKCASIKRDAAAAAAASTPAQAKPASVPEEA; from the exons ATGAATTTCACAGGTACACTTGAGAAATGTAATGTTTGTGATAAGACAGTTTATGTTATGGATCAGTTACAAGCTGATGGACTTTCTTTTCACAAGTCTTGTTTCAAGTGCAGTCATTGCAAAGGAACTCTAAAg CTGAGCAGCTTTTCGTCAATGGAAGGAACCCTTTATTGCAAACCTCATTTCGAACAACTCTTCAAGGAATCTGGAAATTTCTCTAAGAATGTCGTCTCAT CTGTAAAGTCTGCTGAGAAGTTGACAAGAAATTTG TCTAGATCACCCAGTAAAGCTGCTAGCATGTTTTCTGGTACACAAGATAAATGTGCAACCTGTGGAAAGACTGCTTATCCACTCGAGAAG GTGACTGTTGAGAGCCTGTCATATCACAAGTCATGTTTCAAGTGCAGTCATGGTGGTTGTGCGCTTACTCCATCAACTTATGCTGCTCTTGATGGCATTCTATACTGCAAACACCACTTCTCCCAACTCTTCAAGGAGAAGGGCAGCTACAACCATCTAATTAAATGTGCTTCAATCAAGCGTGACGCAGCggcggcagcagcagcatcaACCCCAGCCCAAGCCAAACCCGCCAGTGTACCAGAGGAAGCTTGA
- the LOC113341192 gene encoding 17.8 kDa class I heat shock protein-like, whose amino-acid sequence MSIIPSFFGNRRTNVFDPFSLDVWDPFQDFPFSSPTSSSSALSMPRSELSKETSQLANTRIDWKETPEAHIFRADLPGVKKEEVKVEVEEGRVLQISGERSRESEEKNDKWHRVERSSGKFLRRFRLPENTKVDEVKAAMENGVLTVTVPKVEEKKPEVKSIQISG is encoded by the coding sequence ATGTCGATCATCCCAAGCTTCTTTGGCAACAGAAGAACCAACGTTTTCGACCCATTTTCTCTAGACGTATGGGATCCATTCCAAGACTTCCCATTCTCATCCCCAACCTCATCATCCTCTGCACTCTCCATGCCTCGTTCTGAACTATCCAAAGAAACATCACAATTAGCCAACACTCGAATTGATTGGAAAGAGACCCCAGAAGCGCACATCTTTAGAGCTGATCTTCCCGGCGTTAAGAAGGAGGAAGTgaaagttgaagttgaagaagggaGAGTTCTGCAGATAAGTGGAGAGAGGAGCAGAGAAAGTGAAGAGAAGAATGATAAATGGCATAGGGTCGAACGTAGCAGTGGCAAATTCCTGAGGAGATTCAGGTTGCCTGAGAACACGAAGGTGGACGAAGTTAAGGCTGCTATGGAGAATGGAGTCCTCACCGTGACTGTTCCCAAAGTAGAAGAGAAGAAGCCTGAAGTGAAATCTATTCAGATTTCTGGTTAG